Proteins from a single region of Thermococcus alcaliphilus:
- a CDS encoding DHH family phosphoesterase, with the protein MRVLILGGGTIGRSIAQVLKGEFDIVIVEQDDIRAKSLSESGFHVIQGDFSYTASLLKAGIDKTDLVIITTMDISKIKRTIQTIKNNNPEVPILVLLPDDITAEELASQIKEEFENEVKIDYAISPREAVIKAIVEMVEDIGKRKNAVLLAKKLSEIKQKTDSLLIVMHDNPDPDAMASAAALQVIAQNMGLKATIVYGGEITHHENRAFVNLLGLDMRKVSPGSYEIKRYSAIALVDCQPNGNLSILDDEDLKKIEILVDHHQLLQNLEERLPKNAFFDIRPEVNATSSIMVEYLKHLNIEVNELLGTSLFYGIYIDTKKFSKLNHTDLEALAFLAGKVDYDILEKIESPDISTETAEVLARAILNRKMYKNIVISNVGFITNRDAIPESADFLLRLEGVNTVLVFGIVDDRIEISARTRDVRVNVGKVLKEAFGDIGSGGGHPQSGGARIPLGIFKLAKDKDSLLKLVEEAITEKFLEALNAKES; encoded by the coding sequence ATGAGAGTATTAATACTCGGTGGAGGAACAATAGGAAGAAGCATTGCACAAGTGCTTAAAGGTGAATTTGACATTGTTATTGTCGAGCAAGATGATATTAGAGCGAAGTCTCTCAGTGAAAGTGGATTTCACGTTATTCAAGGTGATTTCTCATATACCGCATCTTTGTTGAAGGCAGGCATTGATAAAACTGACCTTGTAATAATAACCACAATGGACATAAGCAAGATAAAGAGAACAATACAGACAATTAAAAACAACAACCCAGAAGTGCCGATTTTAGTTCTTCTACCTGATGATATAACCGCTGAAGAGCTGGCATCTCAAATAAAGGAAGAATTTGAAAATGAAGTCAAAATAGATTATGCAATTTCTCCAAGAGAAGCAGTGATCAAGGCAATTGTTGAAATGGTAGAAGATATTGGAAAAAGGAAAAACGCCGTTTTACTTGCCAAGAAGCTTTCAGAAATAAAACAAAAGACGGATTCACTCTTAATAGTCATGCACGATAATCCCGATCCGGATGCCATGGCTAGCGCTGCTGCTCTCCAGGTCATAGCCCAAAACATGGGGCTAAAGGCGACTATTGTTTATGGAGGAGAGATAACACACCATGAGAACAGAGCTTTCGTAAACCTTCTCGGGCTGGATATGAGGAAGGTTTCTCCGGGTTCTTATGAAATTAAAAGATATTCCGCCATAGCGTTAGTGGATTGCCAGCCAAATGGAAATTTGAGCATTTTAGACGATGAAGATCTTAAGAAAATAGAGATACTCGTTGATCACCATCAGCTTCTCCAAAATCTAGAAGAAAGGCTTCCCAAGAATGCATTTTTTGATATTAGGCCGGAAGTAAATGCCACATCCTCGATAATGGTGGAATACTTAAAACATCTCAACATAGAGGTCAATGAATTGCTCGGCACCAGCCTTTTCTATGGCATCTACATAGACACAAAGAAGTTCTCAAAGCTTAACCATACCGATCTTGAAGCACTAGCCTTTTTGGCAGGGAAAGTTGATTATGACATCTTGGAAAAGATAGAATCTCCAGACATCTCAACTGAAACTGCAGAGGTCCTAGCTAGGGCAATCCTGAACAGAAAAATGTACAAGAACATCGTTATCTCAAACGTGGGCTTTATAACCAACAGAGACGCTATCCCTGAGTCTGCAGACTTTTTACTTAGGCTAGAGGGAGTTAATACCGTTTTAGTCTTTGGAATAGTCGATGATAGGATTGAAATCTCTGCCAGAACAAGAGATGTGAGAGTAAACGTTGGCAAGGTTCTAAAGGAGGCTTTTGGAGACATAGGTAGCGGTGGAGGGCATCCGCAATCAGGGGGAGCGAGAATTCCATTGGGGATATTCAAACTCGCTAAGGACAAGGATTCCCTCTTAAAATTGGTAGAAGAAGCAATAACAGAGAAATTCTTAGAGGCATTGAATGCCAAAGAGAGCTAG
- a CDS encoding PRC-barrel domain-containing protein: MVMRLSKLYGKQIYNTKGYYIGYVDEVLIEIDKGEGRILALGLPGEKVGIPYERVTAIGDIILIEAKKD, translated from the coding sequence ATGGTAATGAGGCTGTCAAAGCTTTATGGGAAGCAGATATACAACACCAAAGGATATTACATCGGTTACGTTGATGAGGTATTGATAGAGATCGACAAAGGAGAGGGAAGAATACTAGCGCTTGGACTCCCGGGAGAAAAAGTTGGAATCCCCTATGAAAGGGTAACCGCAATTGGGGACATAATATTAATAGAAGCTAAGAAAGACTAG
- a CDS encoding CTP-dependent riboflavin kinase, with product MEEIKLLISLARKGAIGDKVKITLRELSKEVGISPQSVMRKLENMEKMGYLKREVSGKKTFVEVTPDGLRLLEEIFDEIGKILYGKYILGEVVSGIGEGRYYVEQYKDRIKEYLGFTPYPGTLNLLIIFPKTIYDALYNVEPIIIPGFTKGGRTFGDVKAYKVRINGIEGAIVVPSRTIHPPRVAEIIAPVCLREKLNLKDGSKVKVEVVK from the coding sequence ATGGAAGAAATTAAACTGCTCATTTCCCTTGCCAGGAAAGGTGCTATTGGGGATAAAGTTAAAATTACCTTAAGGGAACTTTCAAAGGAGGTAGGGATTTCTCCCCAGTCCGTAATGAGAAAGCTCGAGAATATGGAAAAAATGGGCTATCTAAAGCGAGAGGTTTCTGGAAAGAAAACTTTTGTAGAGGTAACTCCCGATGGATTGAGGCTTCTTGAAGAGATATTTGACGAGATCGGAAAGATCTTGTACGGGAAATATATCTTGGGAGAAGTTGTTTCCGGGATTGGAGAGGGAAGATATTATGTGGAGCAGTACAAAGATAGAATAAAGGAGTATCTCGGCTTCACTCCTTATCCAGGGACTCTAAATCTTCTGATAATCTTCCCAAAGACGATTTACGATGCCCTCTACAATGTGGAACCCATAATAATCCCTGGTTTCACCAAAGGAGGTAGAACTTTTGGAGATGTAAAGGCTTACAAAGTTAGGATAAATGGAATCGAAGGAGCAATAGTTGTTCCTTCCAGAACAATACATCCCCCAAGAGTCGCAGAGATAATAGCCCCCGTATGCCTTAGGGAGAAGCTTAATCTAAAGGACGGCTCAAAAGTTAAAGTGGAGGTAGTAAAGTGA
- a CDS encoding endonuclease V → MNFKKIAEIQRKLSRKIVEKPLDISEVKRIAAVDVSYKGNHARGAFVLCSFPSCEVVKTKVIETEVNFPYIPTYFFLRETRPILLLIKGEEFDVLLVEGHGKAHPRGYGLASHIGLLINKPTIGVAKRPLHGTKDFVKVGKAYVSVGNLIDLDSAKKIVEIINENGYPKPLRIADKLSKGAGNGRN, encoded by the coding sequence ATGAACTTTAAAAAGATTGCAGAAATTCAAAGAAAGCTGAGCAGAAAAATCGTAGAAAAGCCGTTGGATATCTCAGAGGTTAAGAGGATTGCTGCAGTTGACGTATCATATAAGGGCAACCACGCGAGAGGAGCTTTTGTTTTATGCTCTTTCCCTTCCTGCGAGGTGGTAAAAACAAAAGTTATCGAAACGGAGGTAAATTTTCCCTACATCCCCACCTACTTTTTCTTGAGAGAAACAAGACCAATTTTGCTGCTGATAAAGGGTGAAGAGTTTGATGTCCTTCTCGTGGAGGGGCACGGAAAGGCACATCCGAGGGGATACGGCTTGGCTTCACATATAGGTCTGCTTATCAACAAACCCACGATAGGAGTTGCAAAACGTCCTTTGCATGGTACAAAGGATTTCGTGAAGGTGGGAAAAGCTTATGTAAGTGTTGGTAATTTAATTGACCTTGACTCTGCGAAGAAGATTGTTGAGATAATTAACGAAAACGGCTATCCTAAGCCCCTGAGAATTGCGGATAAACTCTCCAAGGGTGCTGGAAATGGAAGAAATTAA
- a CDS encoding haloacid dehalogenase, producing MNISEIIEEIREVLDKKDELREEALKLTREIVRVSGDSIKALHRGEIETAKERLEKAEELVKKLKEKLKGHEDLYFTGYVQSAHQEYVEALLFYCYLLGKEFPSPREIGIPEADYALGIGDFIGELRRYFLTLLLKGNLEKAQEVYTFMEKVYDELVTLEYPKGLVNIRQKQDQARYILERTLEDLTRAKINKDLEKKLEEWRNEL from the coding sequence GTGAACATTTCTGAAATAATAGAAGAGATAAGAGAAGTTCTCGACAAAAAGGATGAGCTGAGAGAGGAAGCACTCAAGCTTACCAGAGAAATCGTAAGGGTGAGCGGAGACTCAATAAAAGCCCTACATAGGGGAGAGATAGAGACTGCAAAGGAGAGACTGGAAAAAGCCGAAGAGCTCGTTAAAAAACTAAAAGAGAAGCTTAAAGGCCATGAGGATCTTTACTTTACAGGTTACGTTCAGAGCGCACATCAAGAGTATGTTGAGGCATTACTTTTCTACTGCTATCTCCTTGGAAAAGAGTTTCCATCTCCGAGAGAGATTGGAATTCCTGAGGCAGACTATGCCCTTGGAATTGGAGACTTCATTGGAGAGCTAAGGAGATATTTTCTAACTCTCCTGCTAAAGGGGAACTTAGAAAAGGCTCAGGAAGTTTACACTTTCATGGAAAAGGTTTACGATGAACTTGTTACTCTCGAGTATCCAAAGGGTCTCGTAAACATAAGGCAGAAGCAAGATCAAGCAAGATACATTCTGGAAAGGACCCTTGAAGACTTAACTAGGGCAAAGATCAACAAAGACTTAGAAAAGAAGCTTGAGGAGTGGAGAAATGAACTTTAA
- a CDS encoding methionine adenosyltransferase translates to MVEKRRNIIVEELVRTPVEMQKVELVERKGIGHPDSIADGIAEAISRALSREYIKRYGIILHHNTDQVEVVGGRAYPRFGGGEVIKPIYILLSGRAVEFVDKEMFPVHEVAIKAAKEYLRKAVRHLDVEEHVVIDSRIGQGSVDLVGVFNKVKENPIPLANDTSFGVGYAPLSETEKIVLETERLLNSEKFKKEWPAVGEDIKVMGLRKDDEIDLTIAAAIVDSEVQNPQEYMEVKEGIYSAVKELVSQYTDRKVNIYVNTADDPEKDIYYITVTGTSAEAGDDGSVGRGNRVNGLITPNRHMSMEAAAGKNPVSHVGKIYNILANLIANDIAEQIEGVQEVYVRILSQIGKPIDEPLVASIQAIPKPGYKVEQFERQAYEIADEWLANITKIQKMILEDKINVF, encoded by the coding sequence ATGGTTGAAAAGAGGAGGAACATCATTGTTGAAGAGCTCGTGAGGACTCCCGTTGAGATGCAGAAGGTAGAGCTTGTAGAAAGGAAGGGAATAGGACACCCAGACAGCATAGCCGATGGAATAGCGGAAGCCATCAGCAGGGCGCTCTCAAGGGAGTATATAAAGAGATATGGAATTATTCTTCATCACAACACAGACCAGGTTGAAGTTGTAGGTGGAAGGGCTTATCCAAGGTTCGGTGGCGGAGAGGTAATAAAGCCAATATATATCCTCCTTTCTGGTAGAGCCGTTGAGTTTGTTGATAAGGAGATGTTTCCGGTTCATGAAGTTGCAATAAAAGCAGCTAAGGAGTACTTGAGGAAAGCAGTTAGACACCTAGATGTAGAAGAGCACGTAGTTATTGACTCGAGAATAGGGCAGGGAAGCGTTGATCTGGTTGGTGTTTTCAACAAAGTTAAGGAGAACCCAATACCCCTTGCAAACGACACCTCCTTTGGCGTAGGGTATGCACCATTAAGTGAGACTGAGAAGATAGTCCTTGAAACTGAGAGGTTACTCAACAGCGAAAAGTTCAAAAAAGAATGGCCTGCTGTTGGAGAAGACATCAAGGTAATGGGGCTTAGGAAAGACGATGAAATCGACCTAACCATTGCCGCTGCCATAGTTGACAGCGAAGTTCAAAATCCACAAGAGTACATGGAAGTTAAGGAGGGAATATACAGTGCTGTTAAAGAGCTCGTTTCTCAATACACAGACAGAAAGGTCAACATTTACGTTAACACCGCCGATGATCCGGAGAAAGACATTTACTACATAACCGTCACGGGAACTTCAGCGGAAGCAGGAGACGATGGTAGTGTTGGCAGAGGAAACAGAGTAAACGGTTTAATTACTCCAAACAGGCACATGAGTATGGAGGCAGCAGCCGGTAAGAACCCAGTCAGCCACGTAGGTAAGATTTACAACATTCTTGCCAATTTAATAGCCAATGACATTGCCGAGCAAATAGAAGGCGTACAAGAGGTCTACGTGAGAATTCTAAGCCAGATAGGAAAGCCAATTGATGAACCTCTCGTGGCAAGCATCCAAGCAATTCCGAAGCCAGGCTACAAAGTGGAGCAGTTCGAAAGACAAGCCTATGAAATAGCGGATGAGTGGCTTGCAAACATAACAAAAATCCAAAAAATGATATTGGAAGACAAAATTAACGTCTTCTGA
- a CDS encoding adenylate kinase family protein — translation MIIAVSGTPGVGKTTVAKLLAERLGYDYVDLREFALKHGVGEMRGEELEVSIDELAYYVERKLKGKDVVLDGHLSHLMPVDQVIILRAHPKLIGERLKERGYSKGKIAENVEAELVDVCLLEAIDENENIIEVDTTDKSPEEIVEEILDLLNRGIKRRIGIVDWTKVYDEIIPYLKLGGDDEWV, via the coding sequence ATGATAATTGCCGTGAGCGGGACACCCGGAGTTGGAAAAACAACTGTGGCAAAACTTCTGGCTGAGAGATTAGGTTACGATTATGTAGATCTCAGAGAGTTTGCCTTAAAACACGGTGTGGGCGAGATGAGAGGGGAAGAACTTGAGGTCAGCATTGATGAACTTGCGTATTATGTTGAGAGAAAGCTCAAAGGCAAAGATGTGGTGCTTGACGGACACCTAAGCCATCTAATGCCAGTCGACCAGGTTATAATCCTCCGCGCCCATCCGAAACTAATAGGCGAACGTTTAAAGGAGAGAGGATACAGCAAGGGGAAAATAGCAGAGAATGTTGAGGCAGAGCTCGTGGACGTGTGTCTTTTAGAGGCTATAGATGAGAACGAGAACATTATAGAGGTCGACACCACAGACAAATCCCCGGAGGAAATAGTAGAAGAGATTTTAGACCTTCTCAACAGGGGAATAAAAAGAAGAATCGGTATTGTTGACTGGACTAAAGTCTATGACGAAATAATTCCCTACCTAAAACTCGGAGGTGACGACGAATGGGTGTAG
- the htpX gene encoding zinc metalloprotease HtpX: MGVGLWIRTGILMAFLTGLLMAIGYVLGSETGMLFAFIFALVMNFFSYWYSDKIVLTWYRARILEEDEAPELYEMVRGLAQEAGIPTPKVAIVPTETPNAFATGRNPKHAVVAVTQGLLRLLNRDELEGVIAHEISHIKNRDILIQTLAAVLAGAIIMVARWAGWMLWLGGFGGRDRDRDAGSALGAILLIVLAPIAAMLIQMAISRAREYLADETGAKISGKPWALARALEKIEYAVSMRPLKDGNPATAHMFIVNPFRGVSFAELFSTHPPTQKRIERLRKIAEEMGIAF, translated from the coding sequence ATGGGTGTAGGGCTGTGGATTAGAACGGGAATTCTAATGGCGTTTCTTACCGGCCTATTAATGGCCATAGGCTATGTTTTAGGCAGTGAGACCGGAATGCTCTTTGCTTTTATCTTCGCTTTAGTTATGAACTTCTTCAGCTACTGGTACAGTGATAAAATCGTTCTCACATGGTATAGGGCAAGAATACTGGAAGAGGACGAAGCCCCTGAGCTTTACGAAATGGTGAGGGGGCTCGCTCAGGAAGCAGGAATTCCCACACCAAAAGTGGCAATAGTGCCAACTGAAACACCAAACGCCTTTGCAACCGGCAGAAATCCAAAGCATGCTGTGGTGGCAGTCACTCAGGGGCTGTTGAGACTCCTAAATAGGGATGAACTGGAAGGAGTAATAGCCCACGAGATAAGCCACATAAAGAATAGAGACATACTCATCCAAACTCTAGCGGCAGTATTGGCCGGAGCAATAATTATGGTGGCAAGATGGGCCGGATGGATGCTCTGGCTCGGAGGATTTGGAGGAAGAGATAGGGATAGAGATGCAGGGAGTGCCTTGGGAGCAATACTGCTAATAGTTTTAGCTCCAATAGCCGCAATGCTCATCCAAATGGCAATAAGCAGGGCGAGGGAGTACTTGGCAGACGAAACCGGAGCCAAAATAAGCGGAAAACCATGGGCCCTAGCAAGAGCACTAGAGAAAATTGAATACGCAGTTTCAATGAGACCCCTCAAAGACGGAAACCCAGCAACGGCCCATATGTTCATAGTAAACCCATTCAGAGGAGTTAGCTTTGCAGAGCTGTTCTCAACACACCCGCCAACTCAGAAGAGAATCGAAAGGCTCAGGAAGATTGCGGAAGAGATGGGAATTGCCTTTTGA
- the trm10 gene encoding tRNA (guanine(9)-/adenine(9)-N1)-methyltransferase — MKKLSDVFKELLKEKGIDKVGSLSRRVPKRSSEKPLQEIALALLEEKGVIVKVREPTTIAWDLEGKPTRGALFAYIPLTSSHLEKFEIIITGKDLKEKLSQLSYPYFIIDLMHWEKHTEKEKKKVALQASQSYGVIRDYFWGERLALTWVNEEFKEMANFPLDKVTAYEGPTGEFLREKGIEKVVLLDPWAEKDLSKEDFSAGAFIIGGIVDTGGTKKKTTPKIGEELEKRGIKVLRRKISLKGDIIGVPDRINLILEILLKMVVEDKPMDDAVLEVQSPLHAKWRLRKELPKHKKRFLIDGKKFLVVEKELFDEYSKWLNIRWEDFVQVLRELGFVALERKRIQHLNKISTPRLINGKLYRVVLLKRAMMLCYNC, encoded by the coding sequence ATGAAAAAGCTCAGTGACGTTTTCAAGGAACTTTTAAAGGAGAAGGGCATAGATAAAGTCGGGAGCCTCTCTAGAAGAGTCCCCAAAAGGTCTTCAGAAAAACCACTCCAAGAAATTGCCCTAGCCCTTCTTGAGGAAAAAGGAGTAATCGTAAAAGTAAGGGAGCCCACTACAATAGCATGGGACTTGGAAGGGAAGCCCACAAGAGGAGCGCTTTTTGCATACATACCTCTGACCTCTTCTCATCTCGAAAAGTTTGAAATCATAATTACCGGTAAAGACCTCAAGGAAAAGCTTTCTCAGCTTAGCTACCCTTATTTCATAATCGACCTCATGCACTGGGAGAAGCACACGGAAAAAGAAAAGAAGAAGGTTGCTCTTCAGGCGTCTCAAAGCTACGGGGTTATTAGAGATTACTTTTGGGGTGAACGCTTGGCTCTTACGTGGGTCAACGAAGAGTTCAAGGAAATGGCGAACTTTCCGTTAGATAAGGTAACTGCCTACGAGGGGCCGACGGGGGAGTTCCTTCGCGAAAAAGGCATAGAAAAGGTTGTACTTCTCGATCCGTGGGCCGAGAAAGACCTGAGCAAAGAGGACTTCTCAGCGGGTGCCTTTATAATCGGCGGAATCGTCGATACCGGTGGAACGAAGAAGAAAACCACTCCAAAAATAGGGGAGGAGCTCGAAAAGAGAGGCATAAAAGTTTTGAGGAGAAAAATCTCACTAAAAGGGGACATAATTGGTGTTCCCGATAGGATAAACCTCATCCTTGAAATCCTGCTCAAAATGGTTGTGGAGGACAAACCTATGGACGATGCTGTTTTAGAAGTTCAATCGCCTCTCCACGCAAAGTGGAGGCTGAGAAAGGAGCTTCCAAAGCACAAGAAGAGGTTCTTGATAGACGGAAAGAAGTTTCTGGTTGTTGAAAAAGAGCTCTTTGATGAGTACTCAAAGTGGCTCAATATAAGGTGGGAAGACTTCGTTCAGGTCTTGAGGGAGCTTGGCTTTGTAGCCCTTGAAAGGAAGAGAATCCAGCATCTTAATAAGATCTCAACTCCCAGGCTAATCAATGGCAAGCTCTATAGAGTTGTTCTTTTAAAAAGGGCTATGATGCTCTGTTATAACTGCTAA
- a CDS encoding valine--tRNA ligase, which yields MLPKTYDPNEIEPKWQKFWLEEKVYKYELDEKRPAYSIDTPPPFTSGTLHLGHVLSHTWIDIVARYKRMRGYNVLFPQGFDNHGLPTELKVEKEFGISKDQPEEFLKKCIEWTWQAIEAMRNQFIRIGYSADWDLEYHTMDDDYKALVQKSLLEFYKKGLLYQDKHPVYWCPRCRTSLAKAEVGYVEEDGYLYYIKLPIAGEDDYIPIATTRPELMPACVAVFVHPEDERYKDKVGKKVKLPIFEREVPILADEDVDPNFGTGAVYNCTYGDEQDVVWQKRYNLPVIIAIDENGRMNENAGKYKGLTAEEAREAIAKDLEEMGLLYDKKKVHHRVLRHTERSSCMAPIELLPKKQWFIKVKDFTDDIVKVAEQIKWYPEDMFLRLKDWAESMDWDWVISRQRVFGTPIPFWVCKDCGEIIPAREEDLPVDPRFDKPPVEKCPKCGSTNLEGVKDVLDCWVDSSITPLVISKWQRDEKWFKHNFPTSLRPQGTDIIRTWAFYTIFRTYMLTGQKPWHDILINGMVAGPDGRKMSKSYGNVVSPEEVIPKYGADALRLWTALAPPGEDHPFKWEIVDYNYRFLQKLWNIFRFAERHIKDFDYEKYKGLELEPLDRWILSRLHRLIKFATEELEKYRFNLLTRELMTFVWHEVADDYIEMIKHRLYGEDEESKLKAKAALYELLYNITLLLAPFAPHITEELYQEMFRDKVGAKSVHLLSWPAYREDRIDEEAEKLGKFASEIIGAMRRYKNSHGLALNAKLKHVAIYVTDSYEMLKALEKDIAGTMNIEKLEIIKGEPELEERITEIKPNFKTVGPKYGKLVPKITAYLKENAEEVSRALKEQGKVEFEVDGQRVELGKEDIVIRKAVFSEGEEVETAVVGDAVILFF from the coding sequence ATGCTCCCGAAGACCTACGATCCAAATGAGATAGAGCCAAAGTGGCAGAAGTTCTGGCTTGAGGAGAAAGTCTACAAATACGAGCTCGATGAAAAGAGGCCGGCTTATTCCATAGATACCCCACCACCGTTCACGAGTGGTACTCTGCACTTGGGCCACGTGCTGAGCCATACCTGGATTGACATCGTGGCAAGGTATAAGAGAATGAGAGGTTACAACGTCCTCTTCCCACAGGGATTTGATAACCATGGCCTTCCAACGGAGCTTAAAGTGGAGAAGGAGTTTGGAATAAGTAAGGATCAGCCAGAGGAGTTTCTCAAGAAGTGTATAGAGTGGACATGGCAGGCAATTGAGGCAATGAGAAATCAGTTCATTCGCATAGGTTACTCTGCAGATTGGGATTTGGAGTACCACACGATGGACGATGACTACAAAGCCTTGGTGCAGAAATCCCTCCTCGAGTTTTACAAGAAGGGTCTTCTTTACCAAGACAAGCACCCTGTTTACTGGTGCCCAAGGTGTAGAACTAGTTTGGCAAAGGCAGAGGTAGGCTACGTAGAGGAGGATGGTTACCTCTATTACATCAAGCTTCCTATCGCTGGAGAAGATGACTACATACCAATAGCCACTACAAGACCAGAACTCATGCCCGCTTGTGTAGCCGTATTCGTGCACCCTGAGGATGAGCGCTATAAAGATAAGGTTGGCAAGAAGGTAAAGCTCCCGATATTTGAGAGAGAAGTGCCCATATTAGCGGATGAGGATGTAGATCCAAACTTTGGTACAGGGGCTGTTTACAACTGTACTTACGGTGATGAGCAGGATGTAGTGTGGCAGAAGCGCTACAACTTGCCCGTGATTATAGCGATTGATGAAAACGGTAGAATGAACGAAAACGCTGGCAAATACAAGGGATTAACGGCTGAAGAAGCTAGGGAGGCAATAGCAAAAGACCTTGAAGAAATGGGTCTCCTGTATGACAAAAAGAAAGTACATCACCGTGTATTGAGGCATACGGAAAGAAGCTCATGTATGGCACCAATTGAGCTGTTGCCAAAGAAGCAGTGGTTCATCAAGGTGAAGGATTTCACAGATGATATAGTTAAAGTGGCAGAGCAGATTAAGTGGTATCCGGAGGACATGTTTCTAAGGCTCAAGGACTGGGCAGAGAGCATGGATTGGGATTGGGTAATAAGCAGGCAGAGAGTCTTTGGAACCCCAATCCCCTTCTGGGTCTGTAAGGACTGTGGCGAGATAATTCCCGCAAGAGAGGAAGACCTCCCAGTTGATCCGAGATTTGACAAGCCCCCTGTAGAAAAGTGTCCAAAGTGTGGAAGCACAAACCTGGAGGGTGTAAAAGACGTTCTCGACTGCTGGGTAGATTCGAGCATAACCCCCTTGGTCATAAGCAAGTGGCAAAGGGATGAAAAGTGGTTCAAGCACAACTTCCCGACTTCACTAAGACCACAGGGAACTGACATTATAAGGACATGGGCGTTCTACACCATCTTCAGAACTTATATGCTCACCGGGCAGAAACCTTGGCACGACATCCTTATCAACGGTATGGTGGCCGGACCAGATGGAAGAAAGATGAGCAAGAGCTATGGTAACGTTGTCTCACCAGAGGAAGTGATTCCAAAGTACGGAGCAGATGCCCTAAGGTTATGGACAGCTTTGGCACCTCCGGGAGAGGATCACCCCTTCAAGTGGGAGATCGTCGACTACAACTACCGCTTCCTCCAGAAGCTGTGGAACATCTTCCGCTTTGCCGAAAGACACATCAAGGACTTTGACTATGAGAAATACAAGGGCTTAGAGCTCGAACCTCTCGACAGGTGGATACTCTCAAGACTCCACCGCCTGATAAAGTTTGCTACAGAAGAGCTTGAAAAGTACCGCTTCAACCTTCTCACAAGAGAGCTTATGACCTTCGTATGGCACGAGGTGGCGGATGATTACATCGAGATGATAAAGCACCGCCTCTACGGGGAGGACGAGGAAAGCAAGCTCAAGGCTAAAGCTGCTTTATATGAGCTCCTATACAACATAACACTCTTACTCGCGCCTTTTGCTCCGCACATAACGGAGGAGCTCTATCAGGAGATGTTTAGGGATAAAGTTGGAGCTAAAAGTGTGCACCTCCTCAGCTGGCCCGCTTATAGGGAGGACAGAATAGACGAAGAAGCAGAAAAGCTTGGGAAGTTTGCCAGTGAAATAATTGGAGCAATGAGGAGATACAAGAACTCCCACGGCTTAGCTTTGAACGCCAAGCTTAAACACGTGGCGATCTATGTAACTGACAGCTATGAGATGCTGAAAGCCCTTGAAAAGGACATCGCCGGAACAATGAACATTGAAAAGCTCGAAATAATCAAAGGAGAGCCGGAGCTTGAGGAGAGGATTACAGAAATCAAGCCGAACTTCAAGACCGTTGGGCCAAAGTATGGAAAGCTCGTGCCAAAGATAACCGCTTACCTCAAAGAAAATGCAGAAGAGGTCTCAAGAGCACTTAAGGAACAAGGAAAAGTCGAGTTCGAAGTGGATGGGCAAAGGGTTGAGCTCGGCAAAGAGGATATCGTTATCAGAAAGGCAGTGTTCAGCGAAGGTGAAGAGGTAGAGACGGCAGTCGTTGGCGATGCTGTTATCCTCTTCTTCTGA
- a CDS encoding class I SAM-dependent methyltransferase, with translation MHELYTVLAEYYDAIYRKRAERVKMEIDFVEEIFKNDAKREVKRILDLACGTGIPTLELAERGYDVIGLDLHEEMLKVARRKAEERGLGVEFLQGDALEITFENEFDAITMFFSSIMYFDEENLKKLFNGVVKALRPGGVFIADFPCWFYGGSNGPIVWDEQKGEEKLVITDWREVEPAFQKLRFKRLVQIIKPNGDTKAFFVDDELQIYTPREMKLLAREHFSEVRIYGNLKRELAPNDRRYWLVGIK, from the coding sequence ATGCACGAGCTCTACACGGTCTTGGCGGAGTATTACGATGCCATCTATCGAAAAAGGGCTGAGAGAGTTAAGATGGAGATCGACTTTGTTGAGGAAATATTCAAAAACGATGCAAAGCGAGAAGTGAAGCGAATCCTCGATTTGGCCTGTGGAACGGGGATTCCAACCCTTGAGCTCGCAGAGAGGGGCTATGATGTTATCGGCTTAGACCTGCATGAAGAAATGCTTAAAGTTGCAAGACGAAAAGCCGAAGAAAGAGGTTTAGGCGTTGAGTTCCTTCAGGGAGATGCCCTTGAAATAACCTTCGAGAATGAATTCGATGCTATTACAATGTTCTTCTCCAGCATCATGTATTTCGATGAGGAAAACCTTAAGAAGCTATTTAATGGTGTTGTTAAAGCTCTTAGGCCCGGGGGAGTGTTCATCGCAGACTTTCCATGCTGGTTCTATGGAGGGAGCAACGGCCCAATAGTGTGGGACGAACAAAAAGGTGAAGAAAAGCTGGTAATTACAGATTGGCGTGAAGTAGAGCCAGCCTTCCAAAAGCTCCGCTTCAAGAGGCTCGTGCAGATAATTAAGCCAAATGGAGACACCAAAGCGTTTTTCGTTGATGACGAGCTCCAAATCTACACTCCAAGAGAAATGAAGCTTCTAGCAAGAGAGCACTTTAGCGAAGTTAGAATCTACGGAAATTTAAAGAGGGAACTTGCCCCAAATGACAGAAGATACTGGCTTGTTGGGATTAAGTAA